The nucleotide sequence CTGCCGATCTGCTCCACCATGGCGGTGAGGCTCTCGGTGTCGGAGAGCTCCGGGTCGGTGTCGTAGCCGACGACGGTGTGGCCGGCCTCGCGCAACCGCTCACCCATGTTGCCGCCCATCTTGCCCAGTCCTACCAGTCCCACCTGCATGGTGTACTCCCTTCTCGGTCCTCCGCCGCTCAGACGGAGATCAGCTGGCCGGGTCACCCCACGGAGGAAAACCGCACAGACACAGCCCTCTTGTATCTAGCCAACAGGGACAGTTTCCTCCCCTCCATCTCCAGGTGTCCGCCACGTTCGCACGCTCCCGTCTGGGGCTGCCACCCGACGTGCGGAACCGGTGCCGGACGGGCCCAGCCGCACGGATGCGTCCACGCGCGTAGCGCTGCTCCATGCCGACAAGCTCACTAGCCCGCCGCGCCAGGGAGGGCCCCACGGTTCCAGGACCTCCTTCTTGAAGGTTCCGTGAAGATTCCCGCTCATCGCCCTGACATGGAGTTGATCACCGTTTAGATACAGCGCTGATAAGGCTACTGTCGGAAACATGGTGGATCGCAAGATCCGTCGGCACCAGATCGATATACCGCACGAACCGCAGTATGAGAGAAGGAGCAGAACCATGACCCATCACGTGAGCTCGATGCTGGAGACCTACCCGAAGGACCTGGGGGACATCGACCAGCAGAAGCTGGTGGAGTGCATCGAGGCCTGTTTCGAGTGCGCCCAGACCTGTACCGCCTGCGCGGATGCCTGCCTGGCCGAGGACATGGTCGCGCAACTGAGCACCTGCATCCGCAAGAACCTGGACTGCGCCGACATCTGCGCGACCACCGGCCGTGTGCTCTCCCGTCAGACCGGCAACAACGCCGAGGTCACCCGGGCCGTCCTGGAGGCATGCCGGGCCGCCTGCAAGGCCTGCGGCGACGAGTGCGCCCAGCACGCGGGTGAGCACGAGCACTGCCGCGTGTGCGCCGAGGCCTGCCGCCGTTGCGAGCAGGCTTGCGCGGACCTGATCTCCTCCCTGGGCTGAGACGGGCCGAGCACTGACCTGACGCAGGAAAGGTAAAGGACGAGCATGGAAGAACAGAGCGTGATCTCGGGCAAACGGCGCCTTCGGCGGCGTGTTCCTGCCGCGGCCGCGTCGGCCGTTCTGGCTCTCGGGGCGGTGACCGGCACAGGGGTGGCGACGGCGGCCCCGGCCTTCGCCGATGCCCCGGCCGGCAACGAGCAAGCCGCCAGCTTCGAGGTGGAGTTCCTGAAGAACATGATCGACCACCACTACATGGCGGTCGTGATGGCTCAGGAGTGCGTGGACAAGGCCGTGCACCCGGAACTGGCCGCGATGTGCGAGGACATCATCACGGTCCAGAACCAGGAGATCGAGCAGATGCAGACCTGGCTGCAGGAGTGGTACGGAATCACCTATGAGCCACAGCTGTCCACCGGTGACATGGCTTCGATGCAACGGCTGGACCAGTTCACCGGGGCCGAGTACGAGATCCGGTTCATGCAGTCGATGATCCGCCACCACTGGGCGGCGATCCGGGAGGCCGAGACCTGCCTGGACCGCGCCGAGCACCAGGACCTGCTGCAGCTGTGCCAGAACATCAAAACGGTCCAGCTGAGCGAGATCGCACAGATGCAGATCTGGCTCGAGGAGTGGTACGACCGCCAAGGCGGCCGCCCCGCCGCCACCGCCTGATCGACCCGCTGACCGGCCGATGTCCAGCTACACCATCCGCCGGTAAAAGACGGGGCCTGCCCCTGCACGAACGAGCTGCACGGGGGCAGATTCCGTCTTCCCCCCATACCACCCACTACTGCCTGGCGTTTGCTTCACCGCGGTGCACGCATGGGCCCGGTGTCAGACCGCCCGGCATCCGCCGAGCCGGTATCGAGGGACCGGCTCATCGCCCGAGAGGGAATCTGCCATGCACCACATTCCATTAGGCCGCCGTACCGCGGCCGCCGCCTCCGCGGCCGCTGTGGCCACTGCGTTGCTGGGCGGAGCCGCTGCGCCGGCATCCTCCCACTGGGAGGCCGCCCCGGTGTCCTCCCACAGTCAGACGGAGATGCTCCAACCGGACCCGACCTCCCCGACCGCCTACGAGTTCGGTGAGACCCTGGCCGGGCTGGAGGGCGAGGAACTGGAGATCACGTTCCTGGCCGAGATCATTCCGCACCACCGGGCCGCGATCGAGATGGCCCAGCTGGAGCTCGAGCGCGGAACCAGCCCGGACATCCGCACCCATGCGGAGAACATCATCGCCAATCAGCAGCACCAGATCGACCAGTTCACCACCTGGTTGGAGGAGTGGTACGGGCTGACCCCTGAAGAGGCCATGGCCCAAGCCCCGGCAGAAGCCCAGGAGGAGATGAAGATCCTGGAGGAGGAGACCCAGATGATGATCGAGGAGCTGTCGGCCGTTGAGGCCGGTGAGGACTTCGATGTCGCTTTCGTGCAGAAGATGATTCCACACCACAACAGCGGGATCATCGAGTTCCTCGAGCCGCAGTCCCGCGCCGTGCACCCGCAACTGCGCGTGGCGGCCACCTCGGGGATCACCACCCAGCAGGCCCAGGTCGCGGACTTCCGCACCTGGCTCGCCGGCCGCGCCTGATCACCGAGCTGAAACGGCGCGATCGGTGGGGCCGCCCGTTAGGGTGGCCCCACCGATCAACGACAGACTTCCATGTTCCGACCGCGCGAAAGGGGAGACCGTCGTGTACTCCGGAATCGTGGCCATGGCCCTGGTGGCGATGTCGGTCGTCGTTCTCCTCTACGCGCTGCACCGCACAGCAGTAATCACGGCCGACCCGCTGACGGTGCTGCCCGCTCAGTCCGGGTGGATGCCGCAGGAGCACGCGCTGTCCCGGTTCCACGCCCGCTGGTACCTCGCCTCGATCGTGTTCCTGGCCTTCGACGTCGAGATGCTCTTCATGTATCCGTGGGCCGTGGTCGTGATCGAGAAGGGGATCTCCGCGGTCGTGGAGATGTTCCTGTTCCTGGGGGCCCTGCTCGTCGCCGTGGCCTGGGCCTGGCGG is from Kocuria rosea and encodes:
- a CDS encoding four-helix bundle copper-binding protein, whose translation is MTHHVSSMLETYPKDLGDIDQQKLVECIEACFECAQTCTACADACLAEDMVAQLSTCIRKNLDCADICATTGRVLSRQTGNNAEVTRAVLEACRAACKACGDECAQHAGEHEHCRVCAEACRRCEQACADLISSLG
- a CDS encoding DUF305 domain-containing protein; amino-acid sequence: MEEQSVISGKRRLRRRVPAAAASAVLALGAVTGTGVATAAPAFADAPAGNEQAASFEVEFLKNMIDHHYMAVVMAQECVDKAVHPELAAMCEDIITVQNQEIEQMQTWLQEWYGITYEPQLSTGDMASMQRLDQFTGAEYEIRFMQSMIRHHWAAIREAETCLDRAEHQDLLQLCQNIKTVQLSEIAQMQIWLEEWYDRQGGRPAATA
- a CDS encoding DUF305 domain-containing protein; translation: MSSHSQTEMLQPDPTSPTAYEFGETLAGLEGEELEITFLAEIIPHHRAAIEMAQLELERGTSPDIRTHAENIIANQQHQIDQFTTWLEEWYGLTPEEAMAQAPAEAQEEMKILEEETQMMIEELSAVEAGEDFDVAFVQKMIPHHNSGIIEFLEPQSRAVHPQLRVAATSGITTQQAQVADFRTWLAGRA
- a CDS encoding NADH-quinone oxidoreductase subunit A; protein product: MYSGIVAMALVAMSVVVLLYALHRTAVITADPLTVLPAQSGWMPQEHALSRFHARWYLASIVFLAFDVEMLFMYPWAVVVIEKGISAVVEMFLFLGALLVAVAWAWREGAFRWA